A window of Daphnia carinata strain CSIRO-1 chromosome 5, CSIRO_AGI_Dcar_HiC_V3, whole genome shotgun sequence genomic DNA:
GGAATGTACATCTGTAATCAGTTCATCTTCCTCTGGAATATCTGACTGAATATATGCAGACATCTGATGTTCTTGACTTCTATCATAAAGGAAATGTTCTGCATAGGTCAAGCAACATTGTAAACAGCGCAATTCTAATAAGATATAAGTGTTGAATTATGAAAATTACGCATGCTGGGCGAGGAGGCATAATCATCTTCAACAGAATGGCCATAGACGTCATCATACCCATCATACTCTAGAATACAAGTGTTAACAATGAATGTAAATGGTATTTACATTACTTAAAACTATGCCAATTATACCTTCATCGTAATTCATAGTTCGAATATTCCTATGTCTAGCCATACTGTTATGGTGAATCGTCTGAggataattgaaataaattgaattattaaaaacaaattatcagGATGAAAACTATTCCTTCCAAGGAATTCTTATGTGATCAAGACGTTACGATAGTGAATTTCTTCTTGTGGATCTTGTAGCAGACATATACTAAACAGCAtgcgaaaaaacaaatgagcaaCGCCAGCCAGCGAaacagaacaacaacaaactatCAAACAGCATGGCCACCAGTTCAAGATTTAGCAGTGTTATACAGTTGACAGACTTGGATGACTTCATAACTCCTTCACAagtatattttcaaatatgaGGCAAAAAATGGTTCCAAATACCTAAAAGAAATTAtgcaaatttatttatttaggagTGCATCAAGCCAGCTAAAACACAAAATGCTAGACAAGTTACATCTTCAGGAAGTGCCAAAATCCAAATTGGGGATGATGGCTCTTACTCACAACTGAACAAGGTGGAATtcatataattttatttttagcagTTTAGTTTAATCTATTTTTATGTGAGATGACACCAATATTCTGGTCAACCGTAAAGTGTTTGGTTATGTCACACGTTTCCATCAGTTAGATTATGTAATTTGAACAATTTATCAAACTCCCTTAAGGGTAGAAAGGAGACCAACGCCTGCAAAGAGTATTGGTGCACCCAAATTTTGGGCTATGTGCAGTTAGACAAATTCCATTGTTATAGGTCATTTAAGatacattttaatttatctaCATTGAAGTGAatacttttctcttttaaaaataagtaaCAGTTTTGGATTGGGTTCATGATTTCATACTTTAATGATAATTTAGCATGCATTTCTGCTTaatcttcaacaaaaaatcagaatgaaaaatgttacttttctattttttttttaaggagggaAGACctgaaaaattacaaaaagcACAAATAACACTTAACGACTGTTTGGCCTGCAGGTGATTTTTAATGATGAGTAGAATTAAAGTTGTAGGTGTAATAATACTATTCTAAATTATAGTGGTTGTATAACATCGGCTGAGAGTGTTTTGATTGGCCAACAAAACCATATGGAGTTCCTGAAGCTATGTAAAGACATTGAGCTATCATCACCCAGCAGATCCTTTGATAAAATTGTAGTGGGACTCTCATGCCAACCTATTCTTTCATTTGCAAACAAGTTTCAGATACCTCCTGAAGAAGCAAGAGCCAAACTTTCAAGTATCTTTCTGTCTATTAGATTGTTGTCCAAAACTCAAAAATGATCTAATGGAACGTAGCTCTTTTTAGGCAACTGGGCGCCGCAAAAGTATTTGATGTGGAATCATTTTCAGACCTGTGTTTACTTGAGTGTGGACAGGACTTTGTCCATCGATACAGAGAACAATCAACCAATTCAACTTCGATTCCTGTACTTGCATCTGCTTGCCCTGGTACCATAGCCCTACTCTAATGTTATATCAGATTTACTGACATATCTTTTACGTCAAGGCTGGATATGCTACGCCGAGAAAACTCATGGAAATTGGATTTTGCCACATCTTAGCGAGGTCAAGTCTCCACAGCAAATAGCGGGCGTCCTTATCAAAGATGTACTGCCCAACGAACTTCAAACGAGTGCTTCTCGTCTGGCTGTCGTCATGATTATGCCATGCTTCGATAAAAAACTGGAGGCTTCGAGAAGTGACTTCTTTCGCGACGACCAACAAAGCAAAGATGTCGACTTTGTTATAACTCCCGTAGAAATCGAGCAGATACTGGAAGAATTAGCTATAGAATTCGTTGACTTAAGTCCATCTCAAATTGATTCTCTGGGTGGTACAACGGATACGTCATGGAGCGTACCGTCTGGATCTGGTTCAGGAGGTTATGCCGAACATGTTCTACGTTTTGCTGCCAAGGAGCTTTACGGCATGACACTGGAACATGTTAAGTTTCAGCCACTAAAAAATTCTGACATCCGAGAAGCTTTCGttgaaaaagatgaagagCAGGTTTTAAGTGTGGCTATTGTCAACGGATTCCGAAATATTCAAAACcttgtacaaaaaatgaagcgaaAGAAACGTACATATGATT
This region includes:
- the LOC130701912 gene encoding cytosolic iron-sulfur assembly component 3-like, yielding MATSSRFSSVIQLTDLDDFITPSQECIKPAKTQNARQVTSSGSAKIQIGDDGSYSQLNKEGRPEKLQKAQITLNDCLACSGCITSAESVLIGQQNHMEFLKLCKDIELSSPSRSFDKIVVGLSCQPILSFANKFQIPPEEARAKLSTLFRQLGAAKVFDVESFSDLCLLECGQDFVHRYREQSTNSTSIPVLASACPGWICYAEKTHGNWILPHLSEVKSPQQIAGVLIKDVLPNELQTSASRLAVVMIMPCFDKKLEASRSDFFRDDQQSKDVDFVITPVEIEQILEELAIEFVDLSPSQIDSLGGTTDTSWSVPSGSGSGGYAEHVLRFAAKELYGMTLEHVKFQPLKNSDIREAFVEKDEEQVLSVAIVNGFRNIQNLVQKMKRKKRTYDYVEIMACPSGCLNGGAQLRTESMETKTLTANMEALHTKLEHRQVDDVRVNKLNHVWLGNASPEEHLNKLRTSYHSVQKSTNALTVKW